The following proteins are co-located in the Lacticaseibacillus paracasei subsp. paracasei genome:
- the citG gene encoding triphosphoribosyl-dephospho-CoA synthase CitG: MNEQTIAQAAVTSLRAEVLLAPKPGLVDPESNGAHRDMNVTTFEASIHALAPYFGQYLHAGLTAATVPQLYQQLRTIGVKAEKAMMTATVGVNTHRGANFSFGFLLGALGWLLQKQSLKQLVMHDFAPLFPAVAQIAQGVSGDFRDLSEKKQLSHGEALYMKHGVTGVRGEALAGYPTIRTVILPYLRQTTTRGDLRYLQLMVHLMAQVEDANVLHRGGPAGLRFVQDAAKALLHVPASRLPNGLRALNAEMIARNLSPGGTADYLSLAYFFDALMQQTG; encoded by the coding sequence TTGAATGAACAAACAATCGCCCAAGCAGCGGTCACGAGTCTGCGGGCAGAGGTTTTGCTTGCGCCGAAGCCGGGCTTAGTTGATCCGGAGTCCAATGGAGCTCATCGCGATATGAACGTCACCACCTTTGAGGCCAGCATTCATGCGCTGGCCCCTTATTTTGGTCAGTATCTGCATGCTGGATTAACGGCGGCAACGGTACCACAGTTGTACCAGCAATTGCGGACGATCGGGGTAAAGGCTGAAAAAGCGATGATGACAGCTACAGTAGGTGTGAATACGCATCGCGGGGCTAATTTTTCTTTTGGGTTTTTACTGGGTGCTTTGGGATGGTTGTTGCAAAAGCAAAGTCTTAAGCAGTTAGTCATGCATGATTTTGCCCCGCTTTTTCCGGCAGTGGCGCAAATTGCGCAAGGCGTGAGCGGCGATTTTCGCGATCTCAGTGAAAAAAAACAGTTGAGTCATGGCGAGGCGTTGTATATGAAGCATGGTGTGACTGGCGTGCGTGGTGAGGCGTTAGCCGGCTACCCGACGATCCGGACGGTGATCCTGCCTTACTTACGGCAAACCACGACACGCGGCGATCTGCGCTATCTACAGCTGATGGTTCATCTGATGGCACAAGTTGAAGATGCTAATGTGTTGCACCGTGGGGGGCCAGCTGGGTTACGGTTTGTTCAGGATGCGGCCAAAGCGTTGTTACATGTCCCGGCGTCCCGGCTACCTAATGGGTTGCGCGCTTTAAACGCCGAAATGATTGCACGAAATTTGAGCCCCGGCGGCACGGCCGACTACCTTAGTCTGGCGTATTTTTTTGATGCGTTGATGCAGCAAACGGGATGA